tcaagcattgcacttggattctctcccaatctcacaaagatgatgaatcaatgacggagatgagtgggagggctttggctaagctcacaaggttgctatgtcaatgcaaatggccaagacactgagcttgagccggccatggggattaaatagaagcccccatgaaatagagccgttctaccccttcactgggcaaaacatggggtgaccgaacgctccagtcatattgaccagacgctcgacctctgcgtccggtcacgcgatgcgtgccacgtgtcccctctcttcaaatgttgatcacctgatctcaacagtcaagtgatgaccggacgcagcagctcaaagtgaccggacgctgaaccccagcgttcagtcgtttctagtaagcatccaaagacgacttttcacgaccggacgtgtccggtcatgctcgaccggactcacccagcgtccgatcacacggtGACTCTTCTGTGCGCTACCACGTTAGCAGGACCAGACGCAcccctccagcatccggtcaataagtgacccagcgtccggtcagagaccgacgccagcgccTTCATGCtccatctgaccggacgcgccggtcctaccgagaccagcgtctggtcacttacagtgaccttcgtcttttctgtctagggcgccggtggcaccgttggactgtccgcactctatgggcggacactccaccggtgaagttcctaacccttgctcaaatgtgccaaccaccaagtgtatcatcttgtgcacatgtgttagcatattttcacaaacattttcaagggtgttagcactccactagatcctaaatgcatatgcaatgagttagagcatctagtggcactttgataaccgtattccggtacgagtttcacccctcttaatagtacggctatcaaacctaaatgtgatcacactctctaagtgtcttgatcacctaaaacaaaatagctcctaccatttatacctttgccttgagccttttgtttttctctttcttcttttcaattctaagcacttgatcatcagcatggcatcgccatctacatgtcatgatcttcatttgcttcaccacttggaatgtgctacctatctcatgatcacttgataaactatgttcgcacttaaggtttcatcaatttaccaaaactaaactaggttTCCTAGCTCGCATCTTACTTGATTCAGGCAGCTCACATACTTTTGTCAGTGCCAGTTTTGCTCAGCAACTTCAGGGCTAGACTTCATTTTCTCCATCTTTGCAAGTGAAGATAGCTGACAGTCAGTTATTGGTATGTGCCATGCAATTCAAGCAGCTGGACTGGTCTGTGCAGCAATGCCAATTTCAGTCATCAGCCAAGGCCCTTCTGTTGGCCCAGTATGATCTCATCGTTGGCATGGATTGGTTGTCCCGTTTCAGTCCGATGAAGGTAGATTGGAATCAGAAATGGCTTAAGATTCCTTATGGAGATACTCCTCAGCTACTGCAGGGAGAGTTACAAGAGTTGCCCACAGGCACTGTCATTCAGGTGTCCCGGGTGTCTGCTGATATGCCGTTAGTTGGGTCCCTCAACCTACCACTGGAAATCTCTCAGTTGCTTCAAGACTTTCAGTCGGTGTTTCAACCTCCAGCAGGCTATCCGCCTCCACGAAACTATGAGCATGATATTCCTCTTTTACCTGGTGCCACTCCGGTCTTAGTCCATCCCTACCGTTATCCTCCAGCGGTTAAGGATGAAATTGAGCGACAGATTACTGAAATGCTCAACTCTGGTATAATTCAGCACAGTCAGAGCCCATTTTCTTCTTCAGTATTacttgtgaagaagaaggacggaaCATTCTGGTTTTGTGTCGATTTCAGGCAGCTTAATGCAATCACAGTCAAGACCAAGTATCCGGTGCCAGTGATCGAAGAACTTCTAGACGAGTTACATGGTGCTTCTTGGTTCACTTCATTGGACTTGGCTGCTGGTTACCACCAAATTAGACTGAAGCCCGGGGAAGAGGTAAAAACAGCTTTCCAAACTCATATGGGGCACTATGAATTTCGTGTCATGGCGTTTGGGTTGTCCGGGGCACCAGCAACTTTTCTCAAAGCCATGAATCTTACTCTGGGACCATTACTCCGAAAGTGTGTTCTCGTTTTCTTCGATGACATACTCATTTTCAGTCACACTTATGAGGAGCATGTCCAGCATGTCAGGCAGGTCCTAGAATTGCTGCATCAAGATCAGTGGCAGGTAAAAATGTCCAAGTGTGTCTTTGCCCAAAGGGAGCTCAAGTATCTCGGCCATGTCATTTCTGCTTCTGGGGTTGCTACTGATCCGGAAAAAGTTAAGGCAGTCGTGAAGTGGGCCACGCCAACATTAGTGAAGGATCTTCGGAGTTTTTTGGGGCTTGCTGGCTACTACCGACGCTTCGTGAAGCATTTCGGTATTCTTGTTCATTCTTTGACAGACCTGCTCAAAAAAGGTGCTATTTTCATTTGGTCAGTAGTACATCAGGAGGCCTTCTCGGCTCTCAAGCATGCCATCACTTCAGCCCCAGTTCTTGGGTTGCCTGACTTTTCTAAGCCCTTTGTTCTCGAGACTGACGCCAGTGGTAATGGAGTGGGTGCTGTCTTAACACAAGGAGGTCACCCTCTTACCTTCATGAGCAAAGCGTTGGGACCTCGGTTGCAGGGACTCTCAACTTACGAGAAAGAATATTTGGCAATCCTCATGGCAGTCGACCAATGGCGAAGTTACTTGCAGCATGCCGAGTTTCACATCGTGACAGATCATAAAAGTTTGGCTCAACTCACTGAGCAAAGATTGCACACGCCGTGGTAGCAAAAGGTTGTCACTCGGTTGATTGGCCTTCAGTACCGCATCATTTACCGGAAAGGAGCTGACAACGGAGCGACCGATTCCCTGTCCCGTGCTCCTCATGCCAACTGTTCAGCAATATCGGTTTGCCAGCCCCAGTGGCTTGATGAGGTCCGTCAATCCTATGTGTCTGATGAAGCGGTGCAAGACCTGTTGCGCAGACTGTCATCTTCAACAGATATGGTGTCCCATTACACCTTAGCCGATGGGCTTATTCGTTACAAAGGGCGCCTGTGGATTGGGGCTGCTCCGGTATTACAGCACAAACTTATTCAGGCAATGCATTCCACTGCAATTGGAGGCCACTCTGGCATACCTGTCACATACCGCCGAATGAAGCAGCACTTCGCCTGGTCCGGCATGAAAGCCGCAGTCCGCAATTTTGTGTCTGCTTGTCAGATATGCCAACAGGCTAAACTAGATCGCTCCAAACTCCCGGGTTTTCTTCAACCGCTGCCTGTGCCTGACAGAGCGTGGAGGATGGTTTCTCAGGACTTTATTGAAGGCTTACCATTGTCTGCCGGATTCAATTGTATTCTGGTGGTTGTGGACCTCTTTTCCAAATACGCCCATTTCGTTGGACTCCGACATCCGTTTACGGCAGCCTAGCGTCGCCAAGGTCTTCTTCTCTCAGGTGTATCGcctgcatggtatgccttctgcACTAGTCTCAGACCGTGACAATTTTTACCAGCAAGCTGTGGACAGAATTGTTTGCTTTGGCTAAAGTGGAGTTGCGCATGAGCACTGCCTACCACCCGCAGTCGGATGGCCAAACCGAGCGGGTGAATCAATGCCTAGAGACCTTTCTTCGCTGTTTTGTACATGCATGTCCTCATCAGTGGCATCAATGGCTGGACTTGGCAGAGTTCTGGTATAACACCAGTCTGCATTCGGCTCTCGGGCGTTCTCCTTTTGAAGTGCTTTATGGATATGCCCCAACTCAGTTTGGCGTCAGTCCGGCAGATGAGCAACCAGTTACTGATCTCACCAGCTGGCTTCAGGATCGTTCCCTCATGTCTGAGGTTATCCATCAGCATTTACTGCGCGCCAAGCAAAGGATGAAAAAACTGGCTGATGGCAAGCGCTCTGAGCGACAGTTCGAGATCAACGACTGGGTCTTCCTCAAACTTCAACCCTATGTGCAATCTTCTTTGGCAGACCGCACCAC
The nucleotide sequence above comes from Miscanthus floridulus cultivar M001 chromosome 18, ASM1932011v1, whole genome shotgun sequence. Encoded proteins:
- the LOC136524104 gene encoding uncharacterized protein → MQFKQLDWSVQQCQFQSSAKALLLAQYDLIVGMDWLSRFSPMKVDWNQKWLKIPYGDTPQLLQGELQELPTGTVIQVSRVSADMPLVGSLNLPLEISQLLQDFQSVFQPPAGYPPPRNYEHDIPLLPGATPVLVHPYRYPPAVKDEIERQITEMLNSGIIQHSQSPFSSSVLLVKKKDGTFWFCVDFRQLNAITVKTKYPVPVIEELLDELHGASWFTSLDLAAGYHQIRLKPGEEVKTAFQTHMGHYEFRVMAFGLSGAPATFLKAMNLTLGPLLRKCVLVFFDDILIFSHTYEEHVQHVRQVLELLHQDQWQVKMSKCVFAQRELKYLGHVISASGVATDPEKVKAVVKWATPTLVKDLRSFLGLAGYYRRFVKHFGILVHSLTDLLKKGAIFIWSVVHQEAFSALKHAITSAPVLGLPDFSKPFVLETDASDMVSHYTLADGLIRYKGRLWIGAAPVLQHKLIQAMHSTAIGGHSGIPVTYRRMKQHFAWSGMKAAFGVSPADEQPVTDLTSWLQDRSLMSEVIHQHLLRAKQRMKKLADGKRSERQFEINDWVFLKLQPYVQSSLADRTTQKLAFKFFGPFKILSKVGNVAYRLELPATSAVHPVFHVSQLKKVVGARHDVTPSPPPASIRWSIPERILQRRQIQKGARLIHQGLVQWSNIPVLLATWEDLEYLRQ